In Myxococcus stipitatus, the following are encoded in one genomic region:
- a CDS encoding LysR family transcriptional regulator: MGGMMESENLRIFVAVARQLSFGEAAKRLGIPVSTVSRRVALLEEQLGTRLLQRTSRRVGLTLEGSRLLLRAGPLLDQLSEVLDEAVDREEEPAGKLRVTAPVTSGAQRLAPLLFSFAAQHPRVDVELVLTNALVDLVEEGFDLAFRVGPIRDAELVARRLWSIESVLAASPRFVREHLKGRPQVTCAALENVPAILTQPRGVWRLRRRDGGVDEVRPRHVRAVVNDPRVAMNAALEGLGVVSVPREMADSQGQALVPISVKGRMLEPREVFAVYPSRRQLSTRARRALDWVMEHG, encoded by the coding sequence ATGGGTGGAATGATGGAGAGCGAGAACCTGCGCATCTTCGTGGCCGTGGCCCGCCAGCTGAGCTTCGGGGAGGCCGCGAAGCGCTTGGGCATTCCCGTGAGTACGGTGAGTCGCCGGGTGGCGTTGTTGGAAGAGCAGCTGGGGACACGGCTGCTTCAGCGCACGTCGCGGCGCGTGGGCCTCACCCTCGAGGGGAGCCGGCTGTTGCTGCGAGCAGGGCCTCTCTTGGACCAGCTGAGCGAGGTGCTCGACGAGGCGGTGGACCGGGAGGAGGAGCCCGCGGGCAAGCTGCGGGTCACCGCGCCTGTGACGTCCGGAGCCCAGCGGCTTGCTCCGCTGCTCTTCTCCTTTGCCGCGCAGCACCCGCGCGTGGACGTGGAGCTGGTGCTCACCAATGCCCTGGTGGACCTGGTGGAGGAGGGCTTCGACCTCGCGTTCCGCGTGGGCCCCATCCGGGACGCGGAGCTGGTGGCGAGGCGGCTGTGGAGCATCGAGTCGGTGCTCGCGGCCTCTCCGCGCTTCGTGCGCGAGCACTTGAAGGGACGCCCGCAGGTGACCTGTGCGGCGCTCGAGAATGTGCCGGCCATCCTGACGCAGCCGCGTGGCGTGTGGCGCCTGCGCCGCCGAGACGGCGGAGTGGACGAGGTGAGGCCCCGCCATGTCCGTGCCGTGGTGAATGACCCGAGAGTGGCCATGAACGCCGCCCTGGAGGGGCTGGGCGTGGTCAGCGTGCCCAGGGAGATGGCGGACTCGCAAGGCCAGGCGCTCGTGCCCATCTCCGTGAAGGGGCGAATGCTCGAACCCCGGGAGGTCTTCGCCGTGTATCCCTCACGACGGCAGCTCTCCACGCGGGCGCGCCGGGCACTCGACTGGGTGATGGAACATGGCTGA
- a CDS encoding MBL fold metallo-hydrolase, giving the protein MRFSEMKSVVLLLGALLGLGCAGTKSSLGDARLERYTSDASGFDTHSFFVDTGAEVVVFDAQFTEAEANKLLAHIRARTEHPIRYVVITHPNPDKFNGAAVFQRAGARVVASEATAAAIPAVHAYKKFYWVNVAKAFTEETYPAQATVDVTFSGTYSLPLEGRAKVELTELKHSGVTVTQTVAYVPSNEALIVGDLVHHGAHAWLEGGVREGKVVPDLTSWKAALQELSAWPRATVHGGRGDSAPVAEAIAAQQRYLDGMVTLVEAYAAELGARKSELCGEQASAHYAQLEKRAAALFPDRALPYLVGYGVYGLVNRVACGE; this is encoded by the coding sequence ATGCGCTTCTCCGAGATGAAGTCCGTGGTGTTGTTGCTAGGGGCGTTGTTGGGACTGGGTTGTGCGGGAACGAAGTCGAGCCTGGGAGACGCGCGGCTCGAGCGATACACGAGTGACGCGAGCGGCTTCGACACTCACTCATTCTTCGTCGACACGGGCGCGGAGGTGGTGGTGTTCGACGCGCAGTTCACGGAGGCTGAGGCGAACAAGTTGCTCGCGCACATCCGCGCGAGGACGGAGCACCCCATCCGCTACGTGGTCATCACGCACCCCAACCCGGACAAGTTCAACGGCGCGGCGGTGTTCCAACGCGCGGGAGCGCGAGTGGTCGCGAGCGAGGCCACCGCCGCCGCGATTCCCGCCGTGCACGCGTACAAGAAATTCTATTGGGTGAACGTCGCGAAGGCCTTCACCGAGGAGACCTATCCCGCGCAAGCCACGGTGGATGTCACCTTCTCGGGGACGTACTCACTGCCGCTGGAAGGGCGCGCGAAGGTGGAGTTGACGGAGCTGAAGCACTCGGGTGTCACCGTGACGCAGACGGTGGCTTACGTCCCGTCAAACGAGGCGCTCATCGTCGGCGACCTGGTGCACCACGGCGCGCATGCGTGGCTGGAGGGGGGCGTCCGTGAGGGCAAGGTCGTGCCGGACCTGACGTCATGGAAGGCGGCCCTGCAGGAGCTGTCCGCATGGCCGCGTGCCACCGTGCATGGTGGGCGGGGTGACAGTGCTCCAGTGGCGGAGGCGATTGCCGCGCAGCAACGCTATCTGGATGGGATGGTGACGCTGGTGGAGGCGTACGCGGCGGAGCTGGGCGCGCGCAAGTCCGAGCTGTGTGGTGAGCAGGCCTCGGCGCACTACGCGCAACTGGAGAAGCGCGCGGCGGCGCTGTTCCCGGACCGCGCGCTGCCGTACCTGGTCGGCTACGGCGTGTATGGGCTGGTCAACCGCGTCGCTTGCGGCGAGTAG
- a CDS encoding M57 family metalloprotease, translating into MFKKTAVLAVTCGTLLAGCGGDPLAEQAVNDEIVSNLLQAGFPANDILVANGDVYVGRDAHVTLEASREMLQAPPSSEEQYRTTNQVGTGVTKICVNPTADFNTYPLLSQGLDLAIANYNERGLRLTFARGPSTGCTANITAQTMAGTGGSAGFPSGGVPYGIINIGTGLNSYSADVNEHVITHELGHAIGFRHSDYYNRSISCNVGGDEGDAGVGAIHIPGTPTTAVVGGSIMNSCFRDSETGEWTGSDITALNALYGTTGVAACSTYSFPAYRGQNGTEIRCTCDSATGGAVWGTDLYTDDSSVCDAGVHAGAIPATGGTVIVTIQPGQSSYTGSTRNGITTRAYGAWAGSFTVSGLTPTVSACSTYNFTSYRGQNGTQIRCSCPAVSGGTVWGTDLYTDDSNACAAGVHAGAIPTSGGTMVVTIRPGQSSYTGSTRNGITTISYGAWAGSFSVSP; encoded by the coding sequence ATGTTCAAGAAGACAGCCGTCCTCGCGGTCACCTGTGGCACATTGCTGGCGGGTTGTGGGGGTGACCCACTGGCAGAGCAGGCAGTGAATGACGAGATTGTCTCCAACCTGCTCCAAGCCGGCTTCCCCGCCAATGACATCCTGGTCGCAAACGGCGACGTGTACGTCGGCCGTGACGCTCACGTCACGCTCGAGGCGTCGCGTGAGATGCTTCAGGCCCCTCCGAGCAGTGAGGAGCAGTACCGCACGACCAACCAGGTCGGCACGGGGGTGACCAAGATTTGCGTCAATCCCACCGCCGATTTCAACACCTACCCCCTGCTGAGCCAGGGGCTCGACCTGGCCATCGCCAACTACAACGAGCGAGGACTGCGTCTGACGTTCGCGCGTGGACCGAGCACCGGCTGCACCGCCAACATCACCGCGCAGACCATGGCGGGCACGGGTGGGTCCGCGGGGTTTCCGTCAGGTGGCGTGCCCTATGGAATCATCAACATCGGCACGGGCTTGAACAGCTACAGCGCGGACGTGAATGAGCACGTCATCACCCATGAACTGGGTCATGCCATCGGGTTCCGTCACTCGGACTATTACAACCGCAGCATCAGCTGCAATGTCGGCGGCGACGAGGGTGACGCGGGCGTCGGTGCCATCCACATCCCTGGGACTCCCACCACGGCCGTCGTCGGCGGGTCGATCATGAACTCCTGCTTCCGGGACTCCGAAACCGGCGAGTGGACGGGTTCGGATATCACCGCGCTGAACGCGCTCTATGGCACGACGGGCGTCGCGGCCTGTTCGACCTACAGCTTCCCGGCCTACCGAGGGCAGAACGGGACGGAGATTCGCTGCACTTGCGACTCCGCGACGGGTGGAGCGGTCTGGGGGACGGACCTCTACACGGATGACTCGAGCGTCTGCGACGCGGGGGTGCATGCGGGGGCGATTCCCGCCACTGGCGGCACGGTGATTGTCACCATCCAGCCGGGGCAGAGCAGCTACACGGGGAGCACCCGCAATGGCATCACCACGCGCGCCTATGGCGCCTGGGCTGGGAGCTTCACCGTGTCGGGCCTGACGCCTACGGTCTCGGCCTGCTCGACCTACAACTTCACGTCCTACCGAGGGCAGAACGGGACGCAGATCCGGTGCAGCTGCCCCGCCGTGAGTGGGGGCACTGTCTGGGGGACGGACCTCTACACCGACGACTCGAACGCCTGCGCGGCCGGAGTGCACGCGGGGGCGATTCCCACCTCCGGTGGGACGATGGTGGTCACCATCCGTCCGGGACAGAGCAGCTACACGGGCAGCACTCGCAACGGCATCACCACGATCTCCTATGGGGCCTGGGCGGGGAGCTTCTCCGTCAGTCCGTAA
- a CDS encoding helix-turn-helix transcriptional regulator produces MPRPLVDVDSAPASAFCLTDTLSPFTSAWHTHRRHQLLYAASGALHLEVAEAQWLLPPQRAAWIAAGTRHRVRTTQGATLCTVYLEPSRVPTAPQGDCRVFVLPPLAREMLLYSIRWGPERSPRDKVAESFFATLAHLLSEWSAEPRDWKLPRARTPELERAMAYTLAHLGGPVTVAGAARAARLSQRTLARRFEDEARTTWRRFLHDARMLRAMELLAEDGARVTQTAYAVGFESLAAFTHAFTAFTGERPRDFRQRVARDTVALPSPTRRKRRG; encoded by the coding sequence GTGCCCAGACCCCTGGTGGACGTGGACTCGGCGCCCGCCTCTGCCTTCTGCCTCACCGACACGCTGTCACCGTTCACATCCGCGTGGCACACCCACCGTCGCCACCAGCTCCTCTACGCCGCGAGCGGCGCGCTCCATCTCGAGGTCGCTGAAGCGCAGTGGCTCCTGCCTCCGCAGCGAGCCGCGTGGATTGCCGCCGGGACCCGACACCGCGTCCGCACCACCCAGGGCGCGACCCTCTGCACCGTCTACCTGGAGCCTTCGCGCGTCCCCACCGCGCCCCAGGGCGACTGCCGCGTCTTCGTCCTGCCGCCTCTCGCGCGAGAGATGCTCCTCTATTCCATCCGCTGGGGCCCCGAGCGCTCGCCACGCGACAAGGTGGCGGAGAGCTTCTTCGCCACACTCGCGCATCTGCTGTCCGAGTGGAGCGCGGAGCCTCGTGATTGGAAGCTGCCGCGCGCCCGTACGCCCGAACTGGAGCGCGCCATGGCCTACACCCTGGCCCACCTTGGCGGCCCCGTCACCGTCGCGGGGGCGGCGAGGGCCGCGCGCCTGTCTCAGCGCACCCTCGCCCGGCGCTTCGAGGACGAGGCCCGAACCACCTGGCGCCGCTTCCTCCATGACGCCCGAATGCTGCGAGCCATGGAGCTGCTCGCGGAGGATGGCGCCCGAGTCACTCAGACGGCCTACGCGGTGGGCTTCGAGAGCCTCGCGGCCTTCACCCACGCCTTCACCGCCTTCACGGGCGAGCGGCCCCGCGACTTCCGTCAACGCGTGGCGCGAGACACCGTCGCACTCCCCTCACCTACTCGCCGCAAGCGACGCGGTTGA
- a CDS encoding PLP-dependent aminotransferase family protein: MPSKKYEQLAAELELRISTHQVKPGERLSSVRELGRMKRVGVNTVVRALEILEDKGLIVSKPQSGFYVLGPRVPSSVTQPRMRLSLPREVAVPELVSTLFESARHRDLLPLGAACLAPELYPCESINRITRRVVREQPRLVGTYELPPGNFEYLRQLSRRLERFGTFVPPSELVATQGAMESLGLALRATCAPGDTVLIESPQYFGILQALQQLRLKVVELPTHPVEGVSLEQVEQALQRHDISAGLFTPNFSNPLGSLMSDEKKAALVELFARLDIPLIEDDIYADLSFQGLRPRPLKAWDRRGNVLTCASFSKTISPGLKVGWLAPGRYLEKVKALHVASTMGCGSLSQQVMARYLATKEYERHLAELRLHCSVQVERISRHVLSHFPEGTRTTTPQGGFVLWVELPKRVDSVELYRRALEDGISTSPGTLFSTRERYRNYLRINCGNRWTETLEQGLSRLARLATTLSRSP, from the coding sequence ATGCCCTCGAAGAAATACGAACAGCTGGCGGCCGAGCTCGAGCTGCGAATCTCCACCCATCAGGTGAAGCCGGGGGAGCGATTGAGCTCGGTTCGAGAGCTGGGGCGGATGAAGCGGGTGGGCGTCAACACGGTGGTCCGCGCCCTCGAGATTCTCGAGGACAAGGGTCTCATCGTGTCGAAGCCGCAGTCGGGTTTCTATGTGCTGGGGCCGCGGGTTCCCTCCAGCGTGACGCAGCCCCGGATGCGCCTGTCGCTTCCCCGGGAAGTGGCGGTCCCGGAGCTGGTCTCCACCCTCTTCGAGTCCGCGAGGCATCGGGACCTGCTCCCCTTGGGCGCCGCGTGCCTGGCCCCCGAGCTCTATCCGTGCGAATCCATCAACCGAATCACCCGGCGCGTGGTCCGTGAGCAGCCTCGGTTGGTGGGGACCTACGAGTTGCCTCCGGGAAACTTCGAGTACCTGCGACAGCTCTCACGCCGGCTGGAGCGGTTCGGCACCTTCGTGCCGCCCTCGGAGTTGGTGGCCACCCAGGGCGCGATGGAGTCGCTCGGGCTTGCGCTGCGTGCGACCTGCGCTCCTGGGGACACCGTGCTCATCGAGTCCCCGCAGTACTTCGGCATCCTCCAGGCGCTCCAGCAGTTGCGCCTCAAGGTCGTGGAGCTCCCCACGCATCCCGTCGAAGGGGTCTCACTGGAGCAGGTGGAGCAGGCCCTTCAGCGCCACGACATCTCGGCGGGCCTCTTCACGCCCAACTTCAGCAATCCCCTGGGCTCGTTGATGAGCGATGAGAAGAAGGCCGCGCTCGTCGAACTCTTCGCCCGGCTCGACATCCCCCTCATCGAAGATGACATCTACGCGGACCTGTCATTCCAGGGGCTGCGGCCCAGGCCGTTGAAGGCCTGGGATAGGCGGGGGAACGTCCTCACCTGTGCCTCCTTCTCCAAGACCATCTCTCCCGGGCTCAAGGTGGGGTGGCTCGCGCCGGGCCGTTATCTGGAGAAGGTCAAGGCGCTCCACGTCGCCTCGACGATGGGCTGTGGTTCCTTGTCGCAACAGGTGATGGCCCGCTACCTGGCGACCAAGGAGTACGAGCGGCATCTCGCGGAGCTGCGGCTGCATTGCTCGGTGCAGGTGGAGCGCATCTCGCGTCACGTCTTGAGCCACTTCCCCGAGGGCACCCGGACCACGACTCCCCAGGGTGGTTTCGTGCTCTGGGTGGAGCTCCCCAAGCGCGTGGACTCCGTGGAGCTGTACCGACGGGCGCTGGAGGACGGCATCTCCACCTCACCGGGGACCTTGTTCTCGACCCGCGAGCGATACCGCAACTATCTCCGCATCAACTGCGGGAACCGTTGGACGGAGACGCTCGAGCAGGGCTTGTCCAGGCTGGCACGGCTGGCGACCACGCTCTCTCGCTCGCCCTGA
- a CDS encoding LysM domain-containing protein, which yields MTNYLSTTRNHRRPTVKDGDYVIQKGDTLTKLAARFGTTVDQLVRDNNIANRDLIFTGDKLKVGHSSKDSFQPSGSRQGLRGGRSPVGGGEDVGGPTGAGPSNASPAMRRLAEAARQAAMGMGGYNSQGLCATGVSRAIRNALGIGVSGNGNQIDNNLPRDKFKQVNMSLEEALKIPGLVLTWESTSTRLGSIYGHTAITTGDGHTSASDFIERNTTNNGRSGFKVFMPIM from the coding sequence ATGACCAACTACCTCTCGACCACTCGGAACCACCGCCGCCCCACTGTCAAGGACGGGGATTACGTCATCCAGAAGGGCGACACGCTCACGAAGTTGGCGGCGCGCTTTGGCACCACGGTCGACCAACTGGTCCGCGACAACAACATCGCGAACCGCGACCTCATCTTCACGGGCGACAAGCTGAAGGTGGGTCACTCCTCGAAGGATTCCTTCCAGCCGAGTGGGAGCCGCCAGGGCCTGCGCGGTGGCCGCAGCCCGGTCGGGGGTGGAGAGGATGTGGGAGGTCCGACGGGCGCGGGTCCGAGCAACGCGTCGCCCGCGATGCGTCGGCTGGCCGAGGCGGCTCGCCAGGCGGCGATGGGCATGGGCGGCTACAACAGCCAGGGTCTCTGCGCCACGGGCGTGAGCCGAGCCATCCGCAACGCGCTGGGCATCGGCGTGTCGGGCAACGGCAACCAGATCGACAACAACCTGCCGCGCGACAAGTTCAAGCAGGTCAACATGAGCCTGGAGGAGGCGCTGAAGATTCCGGGCCTCGTCCTCACGTGGGAGAGCACCTCCACGCGCCTGGGCAGCATCTACGGCCACACCGCCATCACCACCGGTGACGGCCACACGTCCGCGAGCGACTTCATCGAGCGCAACACGACGAACAACGGCCGCAGCGGCTTCAAGGTCTTCATGCCCATCATGTAG
- the gwsG gene encoding grasp-with-spasm system ATP-grasp peptide maturase produces MILLLSTSDDTNLDHVIDWLKLQAHAYLRLNADDVMEEPLHLSLQPPRLAFRGHEVDLSQVGVVWLRKFGNFRRSAFHARAASRLRRESLLQLEREHASLLTALTSLLEDKHWLTHPSRLRVNKVEMLLKAQRSGLLTPETHVLNRGEDLSRLLAGGEYISKSLFEPLFLKEEGGLYSMFTRTLEPEELPRMGEHFFPSLVQRKVEKEYELRVFYLDGECHTMAIFSQQSERTRQDFREIDWTRPTRMVPYALPMELEEAIRRFMRAIGLNCGSLDIIKSTDGGYYFLEVNPSGQFGMVSHPCNSFLYEKIARYLIDHDLRAQEAH; encoded by the coding sequence ATGATTCTCCTGCTCAGCACCAGTGATGACACCAACCTGGACCATGTCATCGACTGGCTGAAACTCCAGGCGCACGCGTATCTGCGGCTCAACGCGGATGACGTGATGGAGGAGCCCCTGCACCTGTCGCTTCAGCCACCTCGCCTCGCCTTCCGAGGCCACGAGGTGGACCTGAGTCAGGTGGGTGTCGTCTGGCTGAGGAAGTTCGGCAACTTCCGCCGTTCCGCGTTCCACGCCCGCGCTGCCTCCCGTCTGCGCCGGGAATCCCTCCTCCAACTGGAGCGGGAGCACGCCAGCCTGCTGACCGCGCTCACCTCGCTCCTGGAAGACAAACACTGGCTCACCCACCCCTCACGGCTCCGGGTGAACAAGGTTGAGATGCTCCTGAAGGCCCAGCGGAGTGGGCTGCTCACACCCGAGACCCACGTGCTCAACCGGGGTGAGGACCTGTCCCGGTTGCTCGCGGGAGGCGAATACATCAGCAAGTCCCTCTTCGAGCCGCTGTTCCTCAAGGAGGAAGGAGGCCTGTACTCGATGTTCACCCGGACCCTCGAGCCCGAGGAACTCCCCCGGATGGGTGAGCACTTCTTCCCCTCCCTGGTGCAGCGAAAGGTGGAGAAGGAATACGAGCTGCGTGTCTTCTATCTCGACGGGGAGTGCCACACGATGGCCATCTTCTCCCAGCAGTCCGAGCGGACGCGCCAGGACTTCCGCGAGATTGACTGGACGCGGCCCACGCGCATGGTCCCGTATGCCTTGCCCATGGAGCTCGAGGAAGCGATTCGGCGCTTCATGCGCGCCATCGGGCTCAACTGCGGCTCCCTGGACATCATCAAGAGCACGGACGGCGGTTACTACTTCCTGGAGGTGAACCCCTCCGGTCAGTTCGGAATGGTCTCCCATCCCTGCAACTCCTTTCTCTACGAGAAGATTGCCCGCTACCTCATCGACCATGACCTCCGAGCCCAAGAAGCTCATTGA
- a CDS encoding pyridoxal phosphate-dependent decarboxylase family protein: MTLDVDPQRFRKLLERSCEQVLSLYETLGERRVIHASTPQHIADRFTQPLPVEGREPEEVLASDIPFIFEHSTLNISSRFFAYVMSGGSQVGILSELLCAALNVNSAKWHLASSAAEVERAVIRWLAAFIGYREDAGGALVSGGSEANLYCLRVARDVKAPGVREEGCRLERPLTLYASTETHSCVTKSVEMLGIGSRNLRRIPVDAQFRVDVAKLEERIRQDLDAGMQPFCIVGSAGTVNTGSVDDLDALADVASRHGLWFHVDGAYGAAAASVGLTRELFRGLERADSVALDPHKWLQVPFDAGCALVRDWASLRHAFSYAAPYLKAKSDSDERWDWMGHTFQLSRGFRALKVWMQFQVHGSRKLMAVIEDNVRLMRQLAAEIDASPDFERMAPVPLSIVCFRYRPASRPSMSDDALDLLNDRLLEECERRGAYFLTGTKLHGRTALRACLVNHRTTETETRGLLAHLRVVGEELMRRQEGRQPTVTG; this comes from the coding sequence ATGACTCTCGACGTCGACCCGCAACGATTCCGCAAGCTGCTGGAGCGCTCGTGTGAGCAGGTGCTGTCGCTCTACGAGACGCTCGGTGAGCGGCGGGTCATCCACGCGAGCACGCCCCAGCACATCGCGGACCGGTTCACCCAGCCCTTGCCCGTGGAGGGACGCGAGCCCGAGGAGGTCCTCGCCTCGGACATCCCCTTCATCTTCGAGCACTCCACCCTCAACATCAGCTCCCGGTTCTTCGCCTATGTGATGTCCGGCGGAAGCCAGGTGGGCATCCTCTCGGAGCTGCTCTGCGCCGCATTGAACGTGAACTCCGCCAAGTGGCATCTCGCCTCATCGGCGGCGGAGGTCGAGCGCGCGGTCATCCGCTGGCTGGCCGCGTTCATCGGCTATCGCGAAGACGCGGGAGGCGCGTTGGTGAGCGGAGGCAGCGAGGCGAACCTCTACTGCCTCCGCGTCGCTCGGGATGTGAAGGCGCCCGGAGTGCGTGAAGAGGGATGCCGGCTCGAGCGGCCCCTGACGCTCTACGCCTCCACGGAGACACACTCCTGTGTCACCAAGTCGGTGGAGATGCTCGGCATCGGGAGTCGGAACCTGCGGCGCATCCCCGTCGACGCACAGTTCCGGGTCGACGTGGCGAAGCTGGAGGAGCGCATCCGCCAGGACCTGGACGCGGGCATGCAGCCGTTCTGCATCGTGGGCAGCGCGGGGACCGTCAACACCGGCAGCGTGGACGACCTCGACGCGCTGGCGGACGTGGCCTCGCGCCACGGACTCTGGTTCCACGTGGACGGAGCCTATGGCGCCGCGGCGGCCTCGGTGGGCCTCACGCGGGAGCTGTTCCGGGGCCTGGAGCGGGCGGACTCCGTCGCGCTGGACCCACACAAGTGGCTCCAGGTGCCGTTCGACGCGGGCTGCGCGCTGGTGCGCGATTGGGCCAGCCTCCGCCATGCCTTCAGCTACGCCGCGCCCTACCTGAAGGCGAAGAGCGACAGCGACGAGCGCTGGGACTGGATGGGCCACACCTTCCAGCTGTCGCGCGGCTTCAGGGCACTCAAGGTGTGGATGCAGTTCCAGGTCCACGGAAGCCGCAAGCTCATGGCCGTCATCGAGGACAACGTGCGCCTCATGCGCCAGCTCGCGGCGGAGATTGACGCGTCCCCCGACTTCGAGCGGATGGCGCCGGTCCCGCTGTCCATCGTCTGTTTCCGTTACAGGCCTGCATCTCGGCCGTCGATGAGTGACGATGCGCTGGACCTGCTGAATGACCGGCTCCTCGAGGAGTGCGAGCGGCGCGGGGCTTACTTCCTGACGGGAACGAAGCTCCATGGGCGCACCGCGCTTCGAGCGTGTCTGGTCAATCACCGCACCACCGAGACAGAGACCCGGGGACTGCTCGCTCACCTGCGCGTCGTGGGAGAGGAGTTGATGCGCCGTCAAGAGGGCCGGCAGCCAACCGTGACAGGGTAA
- a CDS encoding SDR family oxidoreductase produces the protein MTLEQQHVVVVGGSSGIGLGVARAALEQGASVTLVSRSSEKLARAAAGLGDPRRVRTHTADATQEDDLRRLFEELAPVNHVVVTTVEAHYLPIRQMDFALARRVIDSKLMAVFHVAKHARIQPGGSLTFTTGIASVRPSPNGSVIAAVNGGIESAIRAFALELAPVRVNALSPGWIDTPIWDSLAGDAKAQRFEQQARRLPVGRIGTAADVGHAAVFLMSNGFTTGDVLRVDGGHPLV, from the coding sequence ATGACCCTCGAACAACAACATGTCGTGGTGGTGGGTGGCTCCTCGGGCATCGGACTCGGCGTGGCCAGGGCGGCGCTCGAGCAAGGTGCCTCGGTGACGCTGGTGAGCCGCTCCTCCGAGAAGCTCGCGCGTGCCGCGGCGGGATTGGGAGACCCGCGCAGAGTGCGGACCCACACAGCCGATGCGACCCAGGAGGACGACCTGCGCCGGCTCTTCGAAGAGCTCGCCCCCGTGAACCACGTGGTCGTCACGACGGTGGAGGCGCACTACCTCCCCATCCGACAGATGGACTTCGCCCTTGCGCGTCGCGTCATCGACTCGAAGCTCATGGCCGTCTTCCATGTGGCGAAGCACGCGCGGATTCAGCCCGGTGGCTCGCTCACATTCACCACGGGAATCGCCTCGGTCCGCCCATCTCCGAATGGCTCCGTCATCGCGGCCGTGAACGGCGGCATCGAGTCCGCCATACGGGCGTTCGCCCTGGAGCTGGCGCCGGTCCGGGTGAATGCCCTGTCACCCGGATGGATTGATACCCCCATCTGGGACTCGCTCGCGGGCGACGCCAAGGCCCAGCGCTTCGAACAGCAAGCCCGACGGCTCCCCGTGGGCCGCATCGGCACGGCCGCTGACGTGGGCCACGCGGCCGTGTTCCTGATGAGCAACGGCTTCACCACCGGCGACGTGCTCCGCGTGGATGGGGGGCATCCCCTCGTCTGA
- the gwsS gene encoding grasp-with-spasm system SPASM domain peptide maturase, translating into MSSYFVCFACCLPVRGHTRSILCDVQQGTFLFIPNVLVDILEMSRERTVDDIKAHYGHEHDARIDEYLAFLVEKNQGFFTQTPQRFPPLDLDWRNPRLVTNCLVDFDTASTHDLVDLNQQLSQLACESLELRFFHPLSLETLTQHLDAFRDSTLRSISVVVGHHPSLQLEALEVLLVLHKRVKHLTIHSCPERDEHHHIDLSTDLIYTTEAVTSEACCGNVSSQLFRCNILSFTEARSFNSCLNRKVGIDTRGRIKNCPSMRRSFGDTRSTRLASVVGHEDFQRAWKTTKDQVLVCQDCEFRYICQDCRAYLQDPEQPLSKPARCRYNPYEARWE; encoded by the coding sequence ATGAGTAGCTACTTCGTCTGCTTCGCGTGCTGCCTTCCCGTGCGAGGCCACACACGCAGCATCCTGTGTGACGTGCAGCAGGGCACCTTCCTCTTCATCCCCAACGTCCTCGTGGACATCCTGGAGATGAGCCGGGAGAGGACCGTCGACGACATCAAGGCCCACTACGGCCACGAGCACGACGCCCGCATCGACGAATACCTCGCGTTCCTGGTGGAGAAGAACCAGGGCTTCTTCACCCAGACGCCGCAGCGCTTTCCTCCGCTCGACCTGGACTGGCGCAACCCCAGACTCGTCACCAACTGCCTGGTGGACTTCGACACCGCCTCCACCCATGACCTCGTGGACCTGAACCAGCAGCTGTCCCAGCTCGCGTGCGAGTCCCTGGAGCTGAGGTTCTTCCACCCGCTCTCCTTGGAGACGCTCACCCAGCACCTGGACGCCTTCCGGGACTCGACGCTCCGGTCCATCAGCGTGGTGGTGGGCCACCATCCCAGCCTCCAACTCGAGGCGCTCGAAGTGCTCCTGGTCCTCCACAAGCGCGTCAAACACCTCACCATCCACTCGTGCCCCGAGCGCGACGAGCACCACCACATCGACCTGTCCACGGACCTCATCTACACGACGGAGGCCGTCACCTCCGAGGCTTGCTGCGGCAACGTGTCCAGTCAGCTCTTCCGGTGCAACATCCTGTCCTTCACCGAGGCACGAAGCTTCAACAGCTGCCTCAACCGGAAGGTGGGAATCGACACGCGAGGCCGCATCAAGAACTGCCCGTCGATGCGCCGCTCCTTCGGAGACACCCGCAGCACGCGGCTGGCCTCGGTGGTGGGACACGAGGACTTCCAACGCGCCTGGAAGACCACCAAGGACCAGGTCCTGGTCTGCCAGGACTGCGAGTTCCGCTACATCTGTCAGGACTGCCGGGCGTACCTCCAAGACCCCGAACAGCCCCTCTCCAAGCCCGCGCGGTGCCGATACAACCCCTACGAAGCCCGCTGGGAGTAG